A genome region from Ptiloglossa arizonensis isolate GNS036 chromosome 4, iyPtiAriz1_principal, whole genome shotgun sequence includes the following:
- the LOC143145974 gene encoding uncharacterized protein LOC143145974 translates to MDALEDALICRLCGVNLVEGKCKNIFEESTDLIHKIKEILPISISIDDSGSKHICLPCYDKIILCYKFIQDVAEHSKTLENASEIKSFFDLSREVTNFSKVHSDAVYTCPNCNIGLMILLVSNPQGCDYTFQISLAMINHSEKNHIVKEKNMQVHKNVIIFNDVKKNNIHLNDENKATNTEDTENIPNEVSLALPVLEEEDVNYIDVLSSKGNSETVVQKKMKRKLKESNSYDNSVSPTKVPKLEEISYEPNENLLNCDYDSTDPLIKIEPGSDNTYWLDSQSDCKSEKDTYMTESQDIIFEKDDVQEENDIYKSCLKYVCKLCGARYLSHLKYEFHMERHKLDKIYKYECTVCNKEASSENLLWDHYFHTHKSLQRFICIECGKLFTKRSRLNGHQKNYKHSGVKQIQVGTSDDTISADVIQKAIAITKEEKISVNCNLCGKLISDLDPDAINDLVTCTTCEDSTLSLMVDGNETKVISPRQYHCSKCPKHFVRKERLEFHEMRHNENMNEFICSTCGKDFRAENSLYEHYLFVHKGARPHICELCGKSFQLKARLKEHHRIHTGERPYQCDICGQRCRTTNALKLHRKIHFSHNRYICNICNKSFSKKQNMNEHLEKHWKNDKNVTLPQLFTCPICLEDFPTYRMLKYHMIEVHEINNQDPILTKQKPWYECAECHEKFKHQMSLKAHKERVHEGRVDPLYQCDVCHATYRVKQLLVNHIKSKHNGERRYKCAQCEKGFNDTKSLYNHVLLHTGKKPFVCEYCNMSFRRKDSRDHHRRKHTGEQPYQCPDCGESFSTYNYRSKHRKREHGEGDPECPECGEKCNSQQEIRIHLNKHLGEKLKKLQNTKSEDIV, encoded by the exons ATGGATGCATTGGAGGATGCATTGATATGTCGTTTATGTGGTGTAAATCTCGTGGAGGGAAAATGCAAAAACATCTTTGAAGAATCAACCGATttaatacataaaataaaagaaattttaccaATTTCA ATATCTATAGATGATAGTGGTTCAAAACACATATGTTTACCATGTTATGACAAAATTATTCTTTGCTACAAATTTATTCAAGATGTAGCAGAACATTCTAAGACATTagaaaatgcatcagaaataaaATCTTTTTTTGATTTATCTAGAGAAGTAACAAACTTTTCAAAAGTGCATAGCGATGCTGTATATACATGTCCAAATTGTAATATAGGTTTAATGATTTTATTAGTCAGTAATCCACAAGGCTGTGATTATACCTTCCAAATCTCATTAGCTATGATAAATCATTCTGAAAAGAATCATATTGTAAAGGAAAAAAATATGCAAGTacataaaaatgtaataattttcaatgatGTTAAGAAGAATAACATACATCTGAATGATGAAAATAAAGCAACAAATACAGAAGATACTGAAAATATACCCAATGAAGTGAGTCTAGCATTGCCTGTATTAGAAGAAGAAGATGTAAATTATATTGACGTATTATCCAGCAAAGGAAATTCAGAAACTGtagtacaaaaaaaaatgaaaagaaaactcAAAGAATCTAATTCTTATGATAATTCTGTTAGTCCAACAAAAGTACCAAAGTTAGAAGAAATATCATATGAGCCCAATGAGAATTTATTGAACTGTGATTATGATTCTACAGATccattaataaaaattgaacctGGGAGTGATAACACTTATTGGTTAGACAGTCAGTCTGACTGTAAAAGTGAAAAGGATACATATATGACTGAATCGCAAGATATCATATTTGAGAAGGATGATGTGCAAGAAGAAAATGATATATATAAATCTTGCTTGAAGTATGTATGTAAATTATGTGGAGCACGTTATCTTTCACATCTAAAATATGAGTTTCACATGGAAAGACACAAATTAGATAAAATATATAAGTATGAATGTACAGTATGTAACAAAGAAGCAAgtagtgaaaatttattatgggATCATTATTTTCATACACATAAAAGTTTGCAACGTTTTATTTGCATAGAGTGtgggaaattatttacaaaacgtTCTAGATTAAATGGTCATCAAAAGAATTATAAGCATTCTGGTGTAAAACAAATACAAGTTGGTACTAGTGATGATACTATTAGTGCTGATGTTATACAAAAAGCTATAGCAAtaacaaaagaagaaaagatttcTGTAAACTGCAATCTATGTGGAAAATTAATCTCAGATTTAGATCCAGATGCTATTAATGATCTGGTTACATGCACTACTTGTGAAGATTCTACACTTTCCTTAATGGTTGATGGAAATGAAACAAAAGTGATATCTCCTCGACAGTATCATTGCTCTAAATGTCCTAAGCATTTTGTACGAAAAGAAAGATTAGAATTTCATGAAATGAGACATAATGAGAATATGAATGAATTTATTTGTAGTACTTGTGGAAAAGATTTTAGAGCAGAAAATTCTTTGTATGAACATTATCTTTTTGTTCACAAAGGAGCGAGACCTCACATCTGTGAATTATGTGGTAAATCATTTCAATTAAAGGCTAGATTGAAGGAACACCACCGAATTCATACAGGTGAAAGACCATATCAATGTGATATTTGTGGTCAAAGATGTAGAACTACAAATGCTTTAAAACTTCATAGAAAAATTCACTTTTCTCATAATAGGTATATctgtaatatttgtaataagTCATTTAGTAAGAAACAAAATATGAATGAACATTTAGAAAAGCATTGGAAAAATGATAAGAATGTAACATTACCACAATTATTTACATGTCCAATTTGTTTAGAAGACTTTCCAACATATCGTATGCTGAAATACCATATGATAGAAGTTCATGAAATAAATAACCAAGATCCAATTCTAACAAAACAAAAGCCTTGGTATGAATGTGCAGAATGCCATGAAAAATTTAAACATCAAATGTCTTTAAAAGCACATAAAGAGAGAGTACATGAAGGAAGAGTAGACCCTCTCTATCAGTGTGATGTATGTCATGCTACTTATAGAGTTAAACAACTTTTAGTAAATCATATTAAAAGTAAACATAATGGTGAACGACGCTATAAATGTGCACAATGTGAAAAGGGATTCAACGACACTAAATCTTTGTACAATCATGTATTATTGCACACTGGTAAAAAACCATTTGTATGTGAATATTGTAATATGAGTTTTAGAAGAAAAGATTCTAGAGATCATCATAGAAGAAAACATACAGGTGAACAACCGTATCAATGTCCAGATTGTGGTGAATCATTTTCTACTTATAACTATCGATCTAAACATCGAAAACGTGAACACGGAGAAGGAGATCCTGAATGTCCTGAATGCGGGGAGAAATGTAACAGTCAACAAGAAATTAGAATTCATTTAAATAAACATCTtggagaaaaattgaagaaattgcaAAATACAAAATCTGAAGACatagtttaa